A single region of the Salipaludibacillus sp. LMS25 genome encodes:
- a CDS encoding carbohydrate ABC transporter permease — MKQKTKTQVMFGKVGMYVLLGIFLVISIFPFYWMLVGSTNSSDKMFTSPPTLSFGGQFMENLINLDNTVGIGRVLFNSLFVSGTYVVLALIVSSTAAYAFAKFDFKGRNVIFTILILSMMIPYQATLIPLFQMMSAYGLLNTYFALIAPQLCYPFAIFLMRQNFLAFPSELLESARLDGAGEFKIFLKIVLPSMKPALAATSIFLFMYQWNNFMWPLVAIRTQDMYTFPVALSTLSGVSYTDYGQMMMGISIATVPIMIFFLVLQRHFISGMLGSAVK; from the coding sequence ATGAAGCAAAAAACGAAAACACAAGTGATGTTCGGTAAGGTTGGCATGTATGTATTATTGGGAATATTTCTCGTTATTTCAATCTTCCCATTCTATTGGATGTTGGTAGGTTCTACAAATAGCTCTGATAAAATGTTCACGAGTCCGCCGACACTTTCCTTTGGTGGACAGTTTATGGAAAACTTAATTAATTTAGATAACACGGTTGGAATCGGGCGAGTACTGTTTAATTCGCTTTTTGTTTCTGGTACTTATGTGGTGTTAGCGCTTATCGTCAGCTCTACAGCAGCATATGCATTTGCTAAATTTGACTTTAAAGGTAGAAATGTTATTTTCACGATTTTGATTTTGTCGATGATGATCCCTTATCAAGCCACATTAATTCCGCTCTTTCAAATGATGTCGGCTTATGGGTTGTTGAATACGTATTTCGCGCTTATTGCGCCCCAATTGTGCTATCCGTTTGCCATTTTCCTTATGAGACAAAATTTCCTCGCTTTTCCGAGTGAGCTTCTGGAATCAGCAAGGTTAGACGGAGCCGGTGAATTTAAAATCTTTTTAAAAATCGTTTTACCATCAATGAAGCCAGCATTAGCAGCTACGTCTATTTTCTTATTCATGTATCAGTGGAACAATTTTATGTGGCCACTTGTGGCTATTAGAACACAAGACATGTATACATTCCCGGTGGCGCTATCGACCTTAAGCGGTGTATCGTATACCGATTATGGACAAATGATGATGGGGATATCGATAGCCACTGTTCCGATCATGATTTTCTTTCTTGTTTTACAAAGACATTTTATATCAGGGATGCTAGGAAGTGCTGTTAAATAG